The Salvelinus fontinalis isolate EN_2023a chromosome 13, ASM2944872v1, whole genome shotgun sequence DNA segment AGGCTTGAAGAATCTGTTAAAGGCAGCCTACCATGCCACCAAGCACAGGAGCCACGCAGCGCACGGTAAACCACCCTAAAACCTTATCTTTGAGAATGACCTGTTTATTCAGTGATTAGTTGACTGCAAACAGTCGTACCTCAAAGTTAAAGTGATACAGTGACAGTGCATGCTCCTTGTGAATGGGTTTAGTAATCAACCGCTTACAGCGATCAAATTGTTCTGTTCGGATGTGACTATAAGAGTGAACTGTATTTCTTCTGACATTGTTCATGGTTTTATATCTGATGCTATGTACTGAAGAGGGTGGCATCTGTGTTTCAGAATCCGATGTCTCACTGGCACCTAGTATAGGGGAAGGATTTCACAGATCCAAGGATTCAAGGCAGGGCTTAAGCCTAACATCTACTAATTGAAAGAAGAAAAAATATCACCATAGTTCACCATTCACTTTATTAAAAAAAGAGGCAGTGTTAACATGGAATTTTAATTAGTTTCAGAATAGGAAAAGGTTCTTTGTTCTGAGGTCTAATGTACTGAACAAATtcaaatgttttaaaataaaaatcaaaCAATACACACTCTAGTAAAAAATCTTGCCCTCGATATCACTTAAGTTAAAGGAAAACGCTGGTCAATCTCATACATTTTGTTTTAGATTCATTGGGTCATAGAGGGGACTTGGAGTGAAGACGTGACTGCAATATACACTATGTATGGACACAgagttaagggggggggggtgtaacaggGTGGGTCAGGGTTTGTCCTAGTTGGCATGCTGCGCGGTTGAGAAACACAGcttcaatgtgtaggggtacggaCCACCTGGAAGAAAGGTGGGGGGAAAGTTAGCCAACTGTGGAGAGATGTTGTCGGGACGGAATAATACATTCTCATTAACTAGTCTGGGGTGAATTCCCAAAAACTAAGAATTCTTAGCATTAAGATCAGTCAACATCCACAGCATTTACCATGAATGTGATCTCTGTGAACGTTTGGTAAATTGCCTTTTTAAAAGGCTCATTGTCAGTAGGGTGGTGCAGCGCCTTCAAATGAATCCCAGACTGATCTTAGTACTAAAGATAATGTTTTTGGGAAAGTCACTCCTGAATGACAGACTAGTTACTGTGTGTTTGCTCACCGTTGGTATCATTAGCTGTGGTGTTGTTATCGCAGTCTGAGTACTTACTGGGGTTCTTCATCTGGTAGTGGTTCATCATGGCCAGAGCCTCCATGGCGTCGTTTATAGATTCCCACTCCAGCAGCCCGGATGAGCTCCGCTCACCTGTCGCGCCACCCGAGGCGAGAGACACACATTCCAATTTATTGACACTGCAGCATCAAACCAATGGGAACTCACTCCAATTTAAAAGGGCAGATGCAACATAATTCATGCAAATAAAGTTCATATTACTCACTCTTTCCAGTGAAGAGTTTGATGTTAGATGGGTTCTTCACACTAAGTTCCTCACAGACCTGAAAGGATAGATAAAGGGTTCGTTCATGAGAAATGCATTTTCCACCCACACACAAACTAAGTAAGCCAAGTTGTCAAGATCAACCCGCCAAGAGAACCAACAGCCCAATTCAAAGCTTCCAGCCCCAATCCTCTCCAGTTGTCTTACCCCGTTGAAGACCTCCACGGAGATGTCGGGCTGCCCGTTGAAGAAGTGCAGGACGTTGCTTGGGTGCTGAATGCGGTTCTTGGCCGCCTGCTCCGGGGAGGTGAAGCGGTTGTTGCGGGAGCCATGGAAGTCCTTGAAGCTGCTGGAGCCATCCTCCAGCTCGTAGGACTGACCAGGCATGATGGCCTGCTGCTTGGACACACTGTGGACAGAGGATGGACAACATGTTGCATCAATGTGTTTCTAGTCAGTTTCTATGGACATCAATGTGTATGCAGAGTTTGAAAGCAGCACTGACCAGACGTTGAGCTTCTGTTCAAACAGGAAGTTGTTGTTGAGGTGGCTGATGGCGCGATCCACAGCGTAGCAGTCGCCCATCTCCACCATGGCTGCCCCCGGCTTACTCTTCATGAACTTCACCTGAGGACAGAGGGGGACAGGGCTCAGAAACCCTATCCTACTatccagtggtgtaaaaatacttaagtagtactttttaAAGCTGTTTTGGggggtatttgtactttactatttatatttgacaacttgTACTccattacattcctaaagaaaatttgaTTTTCtccaatacattttccctgacacccaaaattacatttcgaatgctcaggcagggcagcaatatggtccaattcacacacctaTCAATATTATgcgttgtcatccctactgcctctgatctggcagactcactaaacacaaatacagcATTTGTAATTGAGTGTGCCTGTCTGTCcttaagtgaaagtcacccagtagaaTACTACtaaagtaattttctattaaggtattttacttttactcaagtccgacaattgagtactttttccaccactgctactACCCACCTCCAACATGACCATAGAACCTTGTTTTCACCAGTCTATACCCCCAGCAAGAACATAACCCTGAAGAGTCTATAACCTCCGCCTCAGTAATGCACCATTCCCATCTGAACTCACCCGCTCCACATTGCCGTAAAGACAGAAGACGTTGAAGACCCTGTCGGCGTTGATCTTTGCGGGCTCCAGGCCGTACACCATGACAACGGGGGAGTCAGCGTGGGCGCTGTAGTCACCAGGGGGAGGTGGGCCATGTCCATACCCAGGTCCCCCGTAACTGCCGCCACGTCCGCGGCCACGCCCTCCCATCAGAGGCCCCATGCGGCGACCACCCTCGTAGTGTGGAGGAGGTCCGTAGCCGCTTTCATCATGGTAGCCGTGATAACCACCGGTTGGGCCGCCTTGTGAAAGAAATGGATAGACAGAGGTGATTGGGCAAACCGACTCAAACCATTACTGGAGTCATTCTAGACATCCCAACAGAGTTGACCTGTGACGCTCATAGTACAATGATCTCTGCCTACCATACTCTGGAGGATGGTCTCCTAGTAGAGCTGGCTGTCTCACACGCTTGTTGGGGTTGGCATTGGGATCTGAGGGCAAGAAACAGCAATAAAGTGAGTCCCTGACTCCTGATAAGACAGTCTATCAGTGTGTCAAAAGGGGCACATCTACAAACTATGGGGCAGTGCTGTGATTAACATGCACAAGAAACTGGGTAGAGATATTGAGCGTGTTAAGAAAATCATATGTATTCGTTACCATAACAACAAAATGTAACATACTGGAGATTTGTAGGAGAATTTAACATTAGCACAGCAAATGGAATAGATACTCTTACACACTAATACTCTTAACCACTCACACACCTTGTGAATTGTTCCAATTGCCTTCAGCGTCAGCATCTGTACAGGTACATACACACAGTCAAAACCAAAACAAATTATGTACAAACTAAACTAAAATGATTCTACCAAAAGAAAGGCTCAATACATGTATTAGAAAAATATTATATTGTGCAGGATGTTTTAAGAAAGCAGACTAGAGCACAACCCCGTGGCAAAAACAAATTGAAACACTAACGGGCTACATGAATTAAGATACATTTTTAATTGAGAATTATTTTACTCTTTATTGAGCTATTAAATGTAGACATCAAAACAACTGATTGATTCTAGCATGATTTGACTTTCCTAGTCTGACAACAAATGCATGGTACCCCACCCATGGGCCACAAAGTCTGAAATACAGTTGACAGAAAAACAAAAACCAGGCCTGGAATTTCATATTGCCATTGCCTGGAACGCTGGACCTATTTTGTGTGAATGAATATACTGAgtttacaaaatattaggaacaccttcctaatattgagttgaacagcctcagttcatcggtatgtactctacaaggtgtcaagcattCCACAGGGTTGCATGACCGTGTTGActaccacagttgtgtcaagttggatggatgtcctttAGGCGGTGAACCATTCCTAATACACACAGGAAATTGAGCGTGTAAAACcctgcagcattgcagttcttgacacacacacacactggtgcgcctggcacctgcaatttttaaatacattttttacctttatttaactaggcaagtcagttaagaacaaattcttatttacaatgacggcctatcccggccaaacccggatgatgctgggccaattgtgcgctgccctatgggactcccaatcatggccaaatgtgattcagcctggattcgaaccaggtactgtagatgcagtgccttagactgctgcgtgaCTCAGGAGCCCAACATACCCCCaatattttgttttgcccattcaccctctgaatggcacatacacaatccatgtctcaaggcataAAAAATCCCTCTTTATCCAGTCTCCTCCCtttacactgattaaagtggatttaataggtgacatcaataagggatcatagctttcacctggatagtATCATGGACTACCCAACAACAAAGACATTTCCTAAAATGTCCAGCTTTCTGTGATTTTACAAACTACGTCAGCTTTTACATCTAACTGTGGTCTGCCTCAATGTGGAAAACTAGATATTTCCATGTTGTTGTGAGACTACACATTTCTATCTTAAAGAGCACTAGCAGAAATCTGAGGAGATTCCAGACCTGGAATTTGATGCATGAGTTTGATAAAAGTCAACGATTCACATATGGGGTTGACAAAGTCAATCACAACAAACAATTTACATTACAATCATTATCTATTACCAGGTCAGTCATGTCTCTTTACATGTACTTACAGAACCAAGCACGGAGAACACAGGATGCAGAGGGCAGGTAGGGGGGGCACTCTTCAGCAAGGATCCTAACCGCCAAACCTGTGACTCCAGCTTCAACTCAGTTTCCACCTTTCCCCACCACCAGAGAAAGAGCATCCACCAATCTTCCATGCTTGGCTTCAAGTTGCCATCGCTTTGTTTTTATGGGTTGCCATTTGAGGCAAATTTCCAGCTTACCGTGCTTTGAACGCAAAGCCGGAGGATATTTGCATCGTTTGATTGAGGCGTGTCTTGTCGTCAGACACACAGAGCCAAACCTGCATCACACGGGAGGCGTTAGAGGTATCACTTACGGGCCAGttcagaaagaaaaaaaaacaacgtAGTAGAATCAACAAGAACAGCACGGAAAagaggggaaaggggaggggaAGGTAAAGGGGAAAAAACAGCACCTGAGTCCATCAATGCAGAGAGCTTTGGGAAAATGCTGAAGTTTCTATCAGTCTGCCTCTGTGCTTGTATGCTTGGCGGGTGTTTGATGCTTGTGTCTTCGTGGTCCCCTTTTGAGTTTGTGGGGTGCGTCTTCTCATGTAAGTGGGCACACGTGctgcttgtttgtttttttgtacaATAGAGGTGGTCCCCCCATGGCGAAGTGAAAGGCATCTAGTGCTTGGCAGTAAAATCATCTGGAATGGCATTGTCTGCGTGGTGTGTTGTCATGGCGATTCAGCTTGGTGTGTCGTTGCCGTGAATATTCAGCtcggtggtgtgttgtgttgttcaGCACAAGATGGGAGAGTGATAGCAAAAGGAAGCCCACACACCCAAGTCAAGAGATGGGATGGCATAGTGGTAGTTTGAGAAAAGAgtggtctctctctgcctctgtataTTGTCTCAGTATGTAGTGTCATCTGTTCCCTTCTTAGGATGTTTAGAGTGTGTTTAGAAAACTCCTCTGTTGCTCACTGAAGTGGTTGTGTCTGACAGTCAGATCCCGAGGGCTGGGAGGAGTGGCCTTATCGGCCACACACCAGACTCCCGCCCCCATCACACAATGTGTTTTGTCAAAAGGTGAGATCTTCAGCATTCTGGAGATGAGATATGCTGTACTTGTAAGAGGATGGATGGCTATAAATCTATTAGatcagtctgtggtggtggtTAATGCTGGGTGTCTGCTCACAATTGACTCTTGGGGTGTCTCAGGCCCTTACCATGATCAAAACAGGACGGCTACTTTCCTCAAACCAACAGTGGGATAAAGAGTAAAATGTTTTTCCCTTGCAGAAGTGGAGAGTGGGAGTAGGGAGTAGGAAGTATTGAGAGTTGAGGTTGTGTGAATTCCAGTGTCTGTTGCCCCCATTGTGTCCGATGTTTACTGAGGAGCTGGTTGGTTTGGAGTACCAGTGGGTGGGTGCTGtttagggctgtagtggagtctgTATGAGTGTGCACAGTGAGGACACAAATGAGGAGCACCTCTTTGTCACGGGGCAGCCAGCCGCACCTTAACACCTGCACATTAACAGGGACCATCTAAACACATGGGACAGCTGATCTTTCACCTGTTACCTCAGTGTCAAGTGTCTGAAATTAAGATGTGGCCATGGTGGACATGAAACTACTAAGACAAATTCATTGTGGCTCATATGAGAATCCGAactaccaaaaaaaaaaaaaataatcaccAGGGTGAATGGACTACCACTCCAACTAAAATTGTGTTCCTTTTGCATAAAAGGGATCAGGGCATATGGCTAAATGCAAGGAAAATCACATGCTGTTGCACTGTGTCCCATTAGACGCCAAATATTATGCACTTTAAGAGGTTGAACTAAAAGAGCAATGTATCTACCAAGCATCATACATCACTGGAATTCTATGATTTTATTTTCACACTCGTGGCAGCACAGCATCTCCAAATGGAGACAGAATGCCACAAGAAACCCTACTTGGATACAAAACCTCCATCCACAAATGGAGTAAACGACTGACTGACAGGTCGTAAACTGGACTTCTTTAAAGTTCCAGAAATACCATTGAACAAATGTCTCTGCAATGTTCCTAATGAAATAAAATTAAGGGATAATCCACCCCAAACCACTAAGTCTTATGATTAACAGTGTTAACACTAATATATCCAGGACCTATTTACTAGGCGGTGACAGAGGAAAGCCCCAGAAATGGTTAAagacccaagtcatagactgttttctcatctaccgcacggcaagcggtaacaGAGCGCAAAGTCtaagaccaaaaggctccttaacagcttctacccccaagccataagaccgctgaacaattaatcaaatggccaccggattatttacattgacaccaccccatttttattttattttttacactgcATAGTCacctcacccctacctacatgtacaaatgacctcaacctgtactcccacacattgactcagtaccagtaccccctgtatatagcctctattgttactttatataattttttttacttaagaaaatatttaccaaataaatgtaactctttcttgaactgcactgttggttaagggcttgtaaagtaagcatttcacgtaaggtctactacacattGTATTCAGGGCaggtgacaaagtttgatttgatgtgaaAAAATCTTTGAAGAAATTTTTCATTTTGTCATAAGGTTCCTAGCAATGTGAAAATTGTTCTGGAAATCTGACTACAAAACTCTCtctgggctgactggctggctaactagCAAACttagctacacacaataacaaaATAAATTTTATGTGAAGTAGCTAGCTATCTGTAACATTGCCAAAACtactatcaatttaggagtctcACCAGGTTCAGCTTGCAGTTCCTCTCTGCCCAGAGCAAGTGCAGAGTATGATGCTGTTTCCCAGACACAGGGTGCATTGCAAGATGGTACTTGAAGGGGACACTGAGCTGAATAACTTGGTACACTGTTTAGATTGAGCACATCTAAAATAAATATCTACTTTGTCATGAGACGATATAAACGGATGGATGTATGCCCATACTCttcctggaccccaggaagattagctgctgctttggtagcagctaatggggatccataataaatacatataCCACCGACTGGCTGATTT contains these protein-coding regions:
- the hnrnpl gene encoding heterogeneous nuclear ribonucleoprotein L isoform X1; translation: MAAAAGRYYNEGGRATKRQKTEDGMTTEGYDDPHKTLPSPVVHIRGLVDGIMEADLVEALQEFGTISYVVMMPKKRQALVEYEDLNGSCNAVTYAAENQVYIAGHPSFINYSTSQKISRPGDPDDSRSVNNVLLLTIMNPIYPITSDVLYTVCNNCGPVQRIVIFRKNGVQAMVEFDSVQSAQRAKASLNGADIYSGCCTLKIEYAKPTRLNVFKNDQDTWDYTNPNLSGQDADAEGNWNNSQDPNANPNKRVRQPALLGDHPPEYGGPTGGYHGYHDESGYGPPPHYEGGRRMGPLMGGRGRGRGGSYGGPGYGHGPPPPGDYSAHADSPVVMVYGLEPAKINADRVFNVFCLYGNVERVKFMKSKPGAAMVEMGDCYAVDRAISHLNNNFLFEQKLNVCVSKQQAIMPGQSYELEDGSSSFKDFHGSRNNRFTSPEQAAKNRIQHPSNVLHFFNGQPDISVEVFNGVCEELSVKNPSNIKLFTGKSGATGERSSSGLLEWESINDAMEALAMMNHYQMKNPSKYSDCDNNTTANDTNGGPYPYTLKLCFSTAQHAN
- the hnrnpl gene encoding heterogeneous nuclear ribonucleoprotein L isoform X2, which encodes MAAAAGRYYNEGGRATKRQKTEDGMTTEGYDDPHKTLPSPVVHIRGLVDGIMEADLVEALQEFGTISYVVMMPKKRQALVEYEDLNGSCNAVTYAAENQVYIAGHPSFINYSTSQKISRPGDPDDSRSVNNVLLLTIMNPIYPITSDVLYTVCNNCGPVQRIVIFRKNGVQAMVEFDSVQSAQRAKASLNGADIYSGCCTLKIEYAKPTRLNVFKNDQDTWDYTNPNLSGQDADAEGNWNNSQDPNANPNKRVRQPALLGDHPPEYGGPTGGYHGYHDESGYGPPPHYEGGRRMGPLMGGRGRGRGGSYGGPGYGHGPPPPGDYSAHADSPVVMVYGLEPAKINADRVFNVFCLYGNVERVKFMKSKPGAAMVEMGDCYAVDRAISHLNNNFLFEQKLNVCVSKQQAIMPGQSYELEDGSSSFKDFHGSRNNRFTSPEQAAKNRIQHPSNVLHFFNGQPDISVEVFNGVCEELSVKNPSNIKLFTGKSERSSSGLLEWESINDAMEALAMMNHYQMKNPSKYSDCDNNTTANDTNGGPYPYTLKLCFSTAQHAN
- the hnrnpl gene encoding heterogeneous nuclear ribonucleoprotein L isoform X4; this encodes MAAAAGRYYNEGGRATKRQKTEDGMTTEGYDDPHKTLPSPVVHIRGLVDGIMEADLVEALQEFGTISYVVMMPKKRQALVEYEDLNGSCNAVTYAAENQVYIAGHPSFINYSTSQKISRPGDPDDSRSVNNVLLLTIMNPIYPITSDVLYTVCNNCGPVQRIVIFRKNGVQAMVEFDSVQSAQRAKASLNGADIYSGCCTLKIEYAKPTRLNVFKNDQDTWDYTNPNLSGQDADAEGNWNNSQDPNANPNKRVRQPALLGDHPPEYGGPTGGYHGYHDESGYGPPPHYEGGRRMGPLMGGRGRGRGGSYGGPGYGHGPPPPGDYSAHADSPVVMVYGLEPAKINADRVFNVFCLYGNVERVKFMKSKPGAAMVEMGDCYAVDRAISHLNNNFLFEQKLNVCVSKQQAIMPGQSYELEDGSSSFKDFHGSRNNRFTSPEQAAKNRIQHPSNVLHFFNGQPDISVEVFNGVCEELSVKNPSNIKLFTGKSERSSSGLLEWESINDAMEALAMMNHYQMKNPSGPYPYTLKLCFSTAQHAN
- the hnrnpl gene encoding heterogeneous nuclear ribonucleoprotein L isoform X3: MAAAAGRYYNEGGRATKRQKTEDGMTTEGYDDPHKTLPSPVVHIRGLVDGIMEADLVEALQEFGTISYVVMMPKKRQALVEYEDLNGSCNAVTYAAENQVYIAGHPSFINYSTSQKISRPGDPDDSRSVNNVLLLTIMNPIYPITSDVLYTVCNNCGPVQRIVIFRKNGVQAMVEFDSVQSAQRAKASLNGADIYSGCCTLKIEYAKPTRLNVFKNDQDTWDYTNPNLSGQDADAEGNWNNSQDPNANPNKRVRQPALLGDHPPEYGGPTGGYHGYHDESGYGPPPHYEGGRRMGPLMGGRGRGRGGSYGGPGYGHGPPPPGDYSAHADSPVVMVYGLEPAKINADRVFNVFCLYGNVERVKFMKSKPGAAMVEMGDCYAVDRAISHLNNNFLFEQKLNVCVSKQQAIMPGQSYELEDGSSSFKDFHGSRNNRFTSPEQAAKNRIQHPSNVLHFFNGQPDISVEVFNGVCEELSVKNPSNIKLFTGKSGATGERSSSGLLEWESINDAMEALAMMNHYQMKNPSGPYPYTLKLCFSTAQHAN